In one Balaenoptera musculus isolate JJ_BM4_2016_0621 chromosome 20, mBalMus1.pri.v3, whole genome shotgun sequence genomic region, the following are encoded:
- the KCNJ2 gene encoding inward rectifier potassium channel 2: MGSVRTNRYSIVSSEEDGMKLATLAVANGFGNGKSKVHTRQQCRSRFVKKDGHCNVQFINVGEKGQRYLADIFTTCVDIRWRWMLVIFCLAFVLSWLFFGCVFWLIALLHGDLDASKESKACVSEVNSFTAAFLFSIETQTTIGYGFRCVTDECPVAVFMVVFQSIVGCIIDAFIIGAVMAKMAKPKKRNETLVFSHNAVIAMRDGKLCLMWRVGNLRKSHLVEAHVRAQLLKSRITSEGEYIPLDQIDINVGFDSGIDRIFLVSPITIVHEIDEDSPLYDLSKQDVDNADFEIVVILEGMVEATAMTTQCRSSYLANEILWGHRYEPVLFEEKHYYKVDYSRFHKTYEVPNTPLCSARDLAEKKYILSNANSFCYENEVALTSKEEEDSENGVPESTSTDTPPDIDLHNQASVPLEPRPLRRESEI; the protein is encoded by the coding sequence ATGGGCAGCGTACGCACCAACCGCTACAGCATTGTCTCTTCGGAGGAGGACGGCATGAAGCTGGCCACCCTGGCGGTGGCCAATGGCTTTGGGAATGGGAAGAGTAAAGTCCACACTCGACAGCAGTGCCGGAGCCGCTTTGTGAAGAAGGACGGCCACTGCAACGTGCAGTTCATCAACGTGGGTGAGAAGGGCCAGCGGTACCTGGCGGACATCTTCACCACGTGTGTGGACATCCGCTGGCGGTGGATGCTGGTCATCTTCTGCCTGGCTTTTGTTCTCTCCTGGCTGTTTTTCGGCTGTGTGTTTTGGTTGATAGCGCTGCTCCACGGGGACCTGGACGCATCCAAGGAGAGCAAAGCGTGCGTGTCCGAGGTCAACAGCTTCACGGCCGCTTTCCTCTTCTCCATCGAGACGCAGACCACCATAGGCTACGGCTTCCGCTGCGTCACGGACGAGTGCCCCGTGGCTGTTTTCATGGTGGTCTTTCAGTCCATCGTGGGCTGCATCATCGACGCCTTTATCATCGGCGCGGTCATGGCCAAGATGGCCAAGCCCAAGAAGAGAAACGAGACCCTGGTCTTCAGCCACAATGCCGTGATCGCCATGAGGGATGGCAAGCTCTGTCTGATGTGGCGGGTGGGCAACCTTCGGAAAAGCCACCTGGTGGAAGCTCACGTGCGAGCACAGCTCCTCAAATCCAGGATTACTTCCGAAGGGGAGTACATCCCCCTGGATCAAATAGACATCAACGTCGGCTTTGACAGCGGCATTGACCGCATATTTCTGGTGTCCCCCATCACCATCGTCCACGAGATAGACGAGGACAGCCCTTTATACGATTTGAGCAAACAGGACGTCGACAACGCGGACTTTGAAATCGTGGTGATCCTCGAAGGCATGGTGGAAGCCACGGCCATGACCACGCAGTGCCGGAGCTCGTACCTGGCCAACGAGATCCTCTGGGGCCACCGCTACGAGCCCGTCCTCTTCGAGGAGAAACACTACTACAAAGTGGACTATTCGAGGTTCCACAAGACTTATGAAGTACCCAACACTCCCCTTTGTAGTGCCAGGGACTTAGCAGAGAAGAAGTACATCCTCTCCAACGCTAATTCCTTTTGCTATGAAAATGAGGTTGCCCTCACAAGCAAAGAGGAAGAAGACAGTGAAAACGGGGTCCCAGAGAGCACGAGTACGGACACGCCCCCTGACATAGACCTTCACAACCAGGCAAGTGTACCCCTAGAGCCCAGGCCCTTACGGCGAGAGTCGGAGATATGA